The following coding sequences lie in one Arabidopsis thaliana chromosome 3, partial sequence genomic window:
- the PBP1 gene encoding PYK10-binding protein 1 (PYK10-binding protein 1 (PBP1); FUNCTIONS IN: copper ion binding; INVOLVED IN: protein folding; LOCATED IN: cytosol, nucleus; EXPRESSED IN: root, seed, leaf; EXPRESSED DURING: seedling growth; CONTAINS InterPro DOMAIN/s: Mannose-binding lectin (InterPro:IPR001229); BEST Arabidopsis thaliana protein match is: jacalin-related lectin 31 (TAIR:AT3G16430.2); Has 1598 Blast hits to 769 proteins in 41 species: Archae - 0; Bacteria - 2; Metazoa - 0; Fungi - 4; Plants - 1590; Viruses - 0; Other Eukaryotes - 2 (source: NCBI BLink).) translates to MAQKVEAQGGKGANLWDDGSTHDAVTKIQLAAGIDGIQYVQFDYVKNGQPEQAPLRGTKGRVLPADPFVINHPDEHLVSVEGWYSPEGIIQGIKFISNKKTSDVIGSDEGTHFTLQVKDKKIIGFHGSAGGNLNSLGAYFAPLTTTTPLTPAKQLTAFGSDDGTVWDDGAYVGVKKVYVGQAQDGISAVKFVYDKSPEEVTGEEHGKSTLLGFEEFVLDYPSEYITAVDGTYDKIFGSDGSVITMLRFKTNKQTSPPFGLEAGTVFELKEEGHKIVGFHGRADVLLHKIGVHVRPLSN, encoded by the exons ATGGCCCAAAAGGTGGAAGCACAAGGAGGGAAAGGAGCCAACCTATGGGACGATGGATCGACACATGACGCCGTGACCAAGATTCAGCTCGCAGCAGGCATAGACGGAATTCAATATGTTCAGTTTGATTATGTCAAGAACGGACAACCCGAACAAGCTCCTCTTCGTGGTACCAAAGGCCGTGTTCTCCCAGCTGATCCG TTTGTGATTAACCATCCAGACGAACATCTAGTTTCTGTAGAAGGTTGGTATAGCCCTGAAGGTATCATTCAAGGAATTAAGTTCATCTCCAACAAGAAGACTTCTGATGTCATTGGATCCGATGAGGGTACTCACTTCACTCTACAAGTTAAAGACAAGAAGATCATTGGCTTTCATGGGTCTGCCGGGGGCAATCTTAATTCTCTTGGGGCTTACTTTGCTCCGTTGACTACTACAACTCCGTTGACTCCTGCCAAGCAGCTAACGGCATTTGGTAGTGATGACGGAACTGTATGGGATGATGGTGCTTACGTTGGGGTTAAGAAGGTGTACGTTGGACAAGCCCAAGATGGAATCTCAGCTGTTAAGTTTGTGTACGACAAAAGCCCTGAGGAGGTCACAGGAGAAGAACATGGAAAGAGTACTCTACTCGGATTCGAAGAG TTCGTACTTGACTATCCAAGTGAATACATCACCGCAGTCGATGGCACTTATGATAAAATCTTTGGGAGTGATGGCTCAGTCATAACTATGCTCAGGTTCAAGACTAATAAGCAAACGTCTCCTCCCTTTGGACTTGAAGCTGGCACAGTCTTCGAACTCAAAGAGGAAGGCCACAAGATCGTTGGTTTCCATGGAAGAGCCGATGTTCTGCTCCACAAAATTGGAGTCCATGTTCGTCCTTTATCCAACTGA